One region of Thermodesulfobacteriota bacterium genomic DNA includes:
- a CDS encoding sugar phosphate isomerase/epimerase family protein translates to MHPPLNRRCFVNLPYSWLRRGFLERFCQEGLQPEIGLDGDVLGKTARRDFQAAADRLAAAGLACTQHAPFTDLFPGSSSAPQRAHARQRLCQALELVPIFGPRAVICHLGTRGLHPGLPATDWLGYSLELWQEMLAATEPSGVPIMLENTYEPDGRYHRAVFEAIASPRLGFCLDVGHALAMANRPPAAWLAELAPWLGHLHLHDNHGSRDEHLAIGRGLIDFPDLFRRLAGWPRPLGLTLEPHTEPDLWQSLTTLAAMPEFAALLATPEPSTPTSSPTRP, encoded by the coding sequence ATGCACCCTCCCCTGAACAGGCGCTGCTTCGTCAATCTCCCCTACTCCTGGCTCCGCCGCGGCTTCTTGGAGCGGTTCTGCCAGGAAGGGCTGCAGCCGGAGATCGGCCTCGATGGCGATGTCCTCGGCAAGACAGCGCGCCGGGACTTCCAGGCGGCCGCTGACCGGCTGGCGGCAGCCGGTCTTGCCTGCACCCAGCACGCCCCGTTTACGGACCTCTTTCCCGGCAGCAGCTCGGCGCCGCAGCGGGCCCACGCCCGCCAGCGGCTGTGCCAGGCCCTGGAGCTGGTGCCGATCTTTGGCCCCCGGGCGGTCATCTGCCACCTGGGCACCCGGGGCCTCCATCCCGGCCTGCCGGCGACCGACTGGCTGGGGTACAGCCTGGAGCTGTGGCAGGAGATGCTCGCCGCGACGGAGCCTTCCGGGGTGCCGATCATGCTGGAGAACACCTATGAGCCGGACGGCCGCTATCACCGGGCGGTCTTCGAGGCCATCGCCTCGCCGCGCCTGGGCTTCTGCCTGGACGTGGGGCATGCCCTGGCCATGGCCAACCGGCCGCCCGCGGCCTGGCTGGCCGAGCTTGCGCCCTGGCTCGGCCACCTCCACCTGCACGACAACCACGGCTCCCGGGACGAGCATCTGGCCATCGGCCGGGGGCTCATTGATTTCCCGGATCTGTTCCGGCGCCTTGCCGGCTGGCCGCGGCCCCTGGGCCTGACCCTGGAGCCCCACACCGAGCCCGATCTGTGGCAGTCCCTGACCACGCTCGCTGCCATGCCGGAATTTGCGGCCCTCCTGGCCACGCCCGAGCCGTCCACCCCAACGTCCAGCCCCACCCGCCCATGA
- a CDS encoding Mrp/NBP35 family ATP-binding protein has product MSTCSSKGCASKGSSCGSPKAAQAMQDLAITASLGRIRHKILVMSGKGGVGKSTVATNLALALARRGHQVGLMDVDLHGPDVCRMLGLAESLQEAPAGGLLPAMRAGDNLKVISLEYLMRDRDEAIIWRGPLKMQAIRQFISDVDWGELDYLVIDAPPGTGDEPLTVAQLMKDGHALIVTTPQEVALADVRKSINFCRHVALDVLGLVENMSGFVCPHCRETVEIFKKGGGEETAAAFDLPFLGRIPLDPLVVTGGDDGQPYLASQPDSVTGQAFDRVVSAVETILPPRRPAAAGAAA; this is encoded by the coding sequence ATGTCAACGTGCAGCAGCAAGGGATGCGCCAGCAAAGGGTCGAGCTGCGGCTCGCCCAAGGCGGCGCAGGCCATGCAGGATCTGGCCATCACCGCCTCTTTGGGGCGTATCCGCCACAAGATCCTGGTGATGAGCGGCAAGGGCGGGGTGGGCAAGAGCACCGTGGCCACCAATCTGGCCCTGGCCCTGGCCCGCCGCGGCCATCAGGTGGGCCTCATGGACGTGGATCTGCACGGGCCGGATGTCTGCCGGATGCTGGGCCTGGCCGAGAGCCTGCAGGAGGCCCCGGCCGGCGGCCTCCTGCCCGCCATGCGTGCCGGCGACAACCTCAAGGTCATCTCCCTGGAGTACCTGATGCGGGACCGGGACGAGGCGATCATCTGGCGGGGGCCCCTGAAGATGCAGGCCATCCGCCAGTTCATCTCCGACGTCGACTGGGGGGAGCTGGATTATCTCGTCATCGACGCGCCGCCCGGCACCGGCGACGAGCCCCTCACCGTGGCCCAGCTCATGAAGGACGGTCACGCCCTTATCGTCACCACGCCCCAGGAGGTGGCCCTGGCGGATGTGCGCAAGTCCATCAACTTCTGCCGCCATGTGGCCCTGGATGTCCTGGGCCTGGTGGAGAACATGAGCGGCTTTGTCTGCCCTCATTGCCGCGAGACGGTGGAGATCTTCAAGAAGGGGGGAGGGGAGGAGACCGCCGCTGCCTTCGATCTGCCCTTCCTGGGCCGCATCCCCCTGGACCCCCTGGTGGTGACCGGCGGCGACGATGGCCAGCCCTATCTGGCCTCCCAGCCGGATTCGGTTACCGGCCAGGCGTTTGACCGGGTGGTCAGCGCCGTCGAGACCATCCTGCCGCCCCGCAGGCCGGCAGCGGCGGGAGCGGCAGCATGA
- a CDS encoding MBL fold metallo-hydrolase has translation MIIEKLTVGALAVSCYLVACSETRHGLIIDPGGDEDRILAAIKRLDLVIDAIVCTHAHPDHVAANAVLKEKTGARIVMHADDDAFFARPEIRTFFSGLGMPFSPPADTRVRDGDTITTGSLTFTVLHTPGHTPGSICLYGHGQLFTGDTLFVGGVGRTDFPGGSERALERSLGEKLRGLPPATIVWPGHDYGGERSTIGEELQDNPYLAGDWLP, from the coding sequence ATGATCATCGAGAAGCTCACGGTGGGGGCGCTGGCGGTCTCCTGCTACCTGGTGGCCTGCAGCGAGACCCGGCACGGCCTCATCATCGATCCGGGCGGCGATGAGGACCGCATCCTGGCGGCGATCAAGCGGCTGGATCTGGTCATCGACGCCATCGTCTGCACCCATGCCCATCCGGACCATGTGGCGGCCAACGCCGTCCTGAAGGAGAAGACCGGGGCCCGCATCGTCATGCATGCCGACGACGATGCCTTCTTTGCCCGACCCGAGATCCGGACCTTCTTCTCCGGCCTGGGCATGCCCTTCTCGCCGCCGGCGGACACCCGGGTCAGGGACGGCGACACCATCACCACCGGCAGCCTGACCTTCACCGTCCTGCACACCCCTGGCCATACCCCGGGCAGCATCTGCCTCTATGGCCACGGCCAGCTCTTCACCGGTGACACCCTTTTTGTGGGCGGCGTCGGCCGCACCGACTTTCCGGGCGGCTCGGAGCGAGCCCTTGAGCGCTCCCTGGGCGAGAAGCTGCGGGGCCTGCCGCCGGCGACCATCGTCTGGCCTGGCCATGACTATGGCGGCGAGCGCTCCACCATCGGCGAGGAGCTGCAGGACAATCCTTACCTGGCCGGGGACTGGCTGCCGTGA